In Syntrophales bacterium, the genomic stretch GTCCTGGATACGAACATCTTGGTTTCAGCAATGGGTTGGAACGGGAACGAAAGAGAGGTATTGTTGGCAACCCTCTCCGATGATGTCGATTTGGTTCTGAGCGACGAAATAATTTCGGAATTGCTTCATGTCCTGTCATACGAGAAATTATCGCATATACCTGAGGAAAAGATAAGTCTGTTCCTGGAAATCATCATGGAAACGGCAATAATCATCGAGACAACTTCAAAGCTGG encodes the following:
- a CDS encoding putative toxin-antitoxin system toxin component, PIN family; the protein is MRVVLDTNILVSAMGWNGNEREVLLATLSDDVDLVLSDEIISELLHVLSYEKLSHIPEEKISLFLEIIMETAIIIETTSKLAIIKEDTMDNRILECAIDGDVKYIVSGDKHLLGLKEYEGIKILKAKAFLSI